A genomic window from Solanum dulcamara chromosome 11, daSolDulc1.2, whole genome shotgun sequence includes:
- the LOC129872685 gene encoding G-type lectin S-receptor-like serine/threonine-protein kinase At2g19130, translated as MLVLLLSYFHLVSCNNIRSDTLLPGQSFSFSAGDTLVSKQGTFELGFFCPGNCEKLFIGIWYTNIKPKTVVWIANRDSPIRPPFNNSHLELSDGNLQLLDARKQRVWDSNLPTASAYANKAVLFDSGNLVLTNGIDRQWQSFDYPTDTWLPGAMIGFDKTKNTLQKLTSWRNLNDPASGSYSLQLGTNQNGELVVQRNFQEQWRSGPWNEGAFAILAQQIYSKDLFNFSYIPTEYSKNITYNVFGESSISRIVLEFNGLMKQWFWSKDHQSWQLVWSGPTDNCDRINFCGAFGIFDMNANPPCECLQGYEPQFKLDWDIRNYSGGCVRKIPLQCGSNNKGFVRMQNVKLPVI; from the coding sequence ATGTTGGTTCTCTTGCTTTCTTACTTTCATTTAGTTAGCTGCAATAACATTCGTTCAGATACCTTGTTGCCTGGCCAGTCCTTTTCCTTTTCTGCAGGAGATACTTTAGTATCCAAACAAGGGACGTTTGAACTTGGATTTTTCTGTCCAGGTAATTGTGAAAAGCTTTTTATTGGTATATGGTATACAAACATAAAGCCCAAAACCGTCGTTTGGATAGCAAATAGGGACAGCCCCATTCGCCCCCCGTTCAATAATTCTCATCTAGAACTGTCTGATGGAAATCTACAACTCTTAGATGCACGTAAACAAAGAGTTTGGGACTCTAATTTACCCACAGCTTCAGCATATGCCAATAAGGCAGTACTTTTTGACTCTGGAAATCTCGTTTTGACAAATGGCATTGACAGACAATGGCAGAGCTTTGATTATCCTACAGATACGTGGCTGCCTGGTGCGATGATTGGATTTGATAAGACCAAGAACACACTCCAGAAACTTACTTCTTGGAGGAATCTGAATGATCCAGCTTCAGGAAGTTACTCTTTGCAATTAGGTACGAATCAAAATGGTGAGTTGGTTGTTCAACGTAATTTCCAGGAACAATGGAGATCTGGGCCTTGGAATGAAGGAGCGTTTGCTATTCTAGCACAACAAATTTATTCTAAGGATTTATTCAACTTCAGTTATATTCCAACTgaatatagtaaaaatattacttaCAATGTCTTTGGTGAATCTAGCATATCTAGAATTGTCCTAGAATTTAATGGGTTGATGAAGCAATGGTTCTGGTCTAAAGACCATCAGAGTTGGCAGTTAGTGTGGTCTGGACCTACTGATAATTGTGACCGAATAAATTTCTGTGGTGCTTTTGGAATTTTTGACATGAATGCCAATCCACCTTGTGAATGTTTACAAGGTTATGAACCTCAGTTTAAATTAGATTGGGATATTAGAAACTATTCGGGTGGGTGTGTGAGAAAAATTCCGCTGCAGTGTGGCAGCAATAACAAAGGTTTTGTCCGTATGCAAAATGTAAAACTTCCTGTCATCTGA
- the LOC129875107 gene encoding G-type lectin S-receptor-like serine/threonine-protein kinase At1g11410 isoform X1, which yields MCQKKELLIVFVSLLVPFCTSIDTISFNQSLKDGDLLISSGKSFVLGFFGNSPGKRYVGIWYNNVPELTVVWVANRDNPINGTSGILTIDSTGNLVILDAKTQTSAWRTNVSSARKRADSYTAKLEDSGNFVLFQDSKIDVIEWQSFDFPTNTLLPSMKYGIDKKTGLNRFLTSWKSLNDPGTGEYRYTMELNGTPQVFLYKNSSRIWRTGSWTGHGWSGVAEMSPRFIFSLSYVDNDTEVSLTYGIHDTSIISRMVLNESGIVSRLTWQESEQKWVQFWSAPKDPCDSYEHCGAFSNCNLFNLAEFECSCLPGYKPKLSRQWFLRDGSHGCLRKKNEKVCNSGEGFVTLSHVKVPDTGAAWMNKNMELKECEELCLKNCSCTAYASANISAGGSGCITWYGQLIDIKQFTDGAQDLYVRVSASDLAQFSKNSKGHNRKRMIGILVGSAAAIILALSSACCLVINIRRNYKERSESLASYEGMDESKHAEISIFDLSTISNATDKFSDANKLGEGGFGSVYKGHLTDGQVIAVKRLSVTSGQGTEEFKNEVTLIARLQHRNLVRLLGCCVQRGEKMLVYEYMPNKSLDSFIFDKTKGSMLDWGKRFEIIHGIARGILYLHQDSRLRIIHRDLKASNVLLDASMQPKISDFGMARIFGGDQIEANTNRVVGTYGYMSPEYAMVGHFSAKSDVFSFGVLCLEIISGRKNNSHNDQEKSQHLVGYVWDSWKDEKALDVVDPLLGGSYEACDVLRCIHIGLLCVQSFANDRPSMSEVVFMLCNETNLPFPKEPGLVFRSENHSSVKDSSSASIGASVNDMSISTVHGR from the exons ATGTGTCAGAAGAAAGAGTTGTTGATAGTATTTGTTTCACTTCTCGTCCCATTTTGCACTTCCATAGATACTATTTCCTTTAACCAATCTCTCAAAGATGGTGATTTATTAATCTCTTCTGGGAAATCCTTTGTTTTGGGTTTCTTTGGGAATTCCCCTGGAAAACGTTACGTTGGAATTTGGTACAACAATGTTCCTGAACTAACTGTTGTTTGGGTTGCCAACAGAGACAACCCCATCAATGGAACATCTGGGATACTCACCATCGACTCAACTGGAAATCTTGTTATACTTGACGCGAAAACACAAACTTCAGCGTGGAGAACAAATGTTTCTTCAGCTAGGAAACGAGCAGACTCGTATAcggctaagctggaggattcaGGGAATTTTGTATTGTTTCAAGACTCAAAAATAgatgttattgaatggcagagCTTTGATTTTCCTACCAATACTCTGCTTCCTTCAATGAAATATGGGATAGACAAGAAAACGGGTTTAAACCGGTTCCTAACATCCTGGAAATCACTGAACGATCCAGGCACCGGAGAGTATCGTTATACAATGGAGCTCAATGGGACACCTCAAGTTTTCTTGTACAAAAACTCTAGCAGGATATGGCGGACAGGATCCTGGACCGGTCATGGTTGGAGTGGTGTAGCAGAAATGAGCCCGCGGTTCATCTTCAGCCTCAGTTATGTGGACAATGATACTGAGGTTTCCTTGACATATGGCATACATGACACTTCAATAATCTCAAGAATGGTCCTGAATGAATCCGGGATCGTGAGCCGGTTAACTTGGCAAGAGAGTGAGCAGAAGTGGGTGCAATTCTGGTCTGCCCCTAAGGATCCTTGTGACAGTTATGAACATTGTGGAGCGTTTAGCAACTGCAATCTGTTCAATTTGGCTGAATTTGAATGCAGTTGTCTTCCAGGGTACAAGCCAAAGCTAAGCCGACAATGGTTCTTGAGAGATGGTTCTCATGGATGTTTGaggaagaaaaatgaaaaagtgTGCAACAGTGGTGAAGGGTTTGTCACATTAAGTCATGTGAAGGTCCCCGACACGGGTGCAGCATGGATGAACAAGAACATGGAATTGAAGGAATGTGAAGAGTTGTGTCTGAAGAATTGCTCCTGCACAGCCTATGCAAGTGCTAATATTAGTGCAGGAGGAAGTGGATGCATCACTTGGTATGGTCAGTTGATAGACATAAAGCAATTTACAGATGGGGCCCAAGATTTATATGTCAGAGTCTCTGCATCCGATTTAG CACAATTCTCGAAGAATTCAAAAGGCCATAATAGGAAAAGAATGATAGGGATTCTAGTAGGGTCTGCTGCAGCAATAATTCTTGCACTCTCATCGGCATGTTGTTTGGTGATCAATATAAGGAGAAATT ATAAGGAGAGAAGTGAAAGTTTAGCATCCTATGAGGGCATGGATGAAAGTAAACATGCAGAAATCTCAATCTTTGATCTAAGTACAATAAGTAATGCCACTGATAAGTTCTCCGATGCTAACAAACTTGGTGAAGGAGGATTTGGAAGCGTATACAAG GGACACTTGACAGATGGACAAGTAATAGCTGTCAAAAGACTTTCAGTAACTTCAGGGCAAGGGACAGAGGAGTTCAAGAATGAAGTCACACTAATTGCAAGACTTCAGCACAGAAATTTGGTGAGGCTTTTAGGATGTTGCGTCCAACGAGGAGAGAAGATGTTAGTTTATGAATATATGCCAAACAAATCCTTGGACAGTTTTATTTTTG ATAAAACAAAAGGGTCTATGTTGGATTGGGGAAAACGGTTTGAAATCATCCATGGGATTGCACGAGGAATATTATACCTTCACCAAGACTCTAGATTAAGAATTATTCATAGGGATCTAAAAGCAAGCAATGTTTTACTCGATGCCTCCATGCAACCAAAAATATCAGACTTTGGAATGGCCAGAATATTTGGAGGTGACCAAATTGAAGCAAACACAAATCGAGTTGTTGGAACATA TGGTTATATGTCACCCGAATATGCAATGGTAGGACACTTCTCAGCAAAGTCTGATGTTTTCAGTTTCGGGGTTTTGTGTTTGGAGATTATCAGTGGCAGAAAGAACAACAGTCATAATGATCAGGAGAAATCCCAACATTTAGTTGGATAT GTTTGGGATTCTTGGAAGGATGAAAAGGCTTTAGATGTTGTTGATCCATTATTAGGTGGCTCATATGAAGCTTGTGATGTTTTGAGATGCATCCACATTGGGCTTTTGTGTGTACAATCATTTGCAAACGACAGACCGAGTATGTCAGAAGTGGTCTTCATGCTGTGCAACGAAACAAATCTTCCTTTCCCTAAAGAACCTGGCCTTGTATTCAGATCAGAGAATCATAGTTCAGTTAAAGATTCTTCATCAGCAAGTATAGGAGCATCCGTTAACGACATGTCTATCTCAACAGTTCATGGTCGCTAG
- the LOC129875108 gene encoding G-type lectin S-receptor-like serine/threonine-protein kinase B120, producing the protein MQVGNSQSCEYICSSNCSCNAYAYSNSGECLLWDGDLIDLSRLPNNSSHVEFNIKLFETSNKGKKKLLLVALAVSITSAIFVCGTCCYFLWRIKLKEKGILGKKKFRAMLLSESAINLSKPGTSCNKGQEKRCAIELKVFELRELKAVTGNFSPDNKLGEGGFGPVFKGQLPDGEKIAVKRLSTQSQQGINEFKTEALLIAKLQHRNLVRFLGCCVEDEEKMLIYEYMPNKSLDYFIFDESRKSLLDWKKRYEIIIGIARGILYLHQDSRLRIIHRDLKASNILLDEDMNPKISDFGAARIFSGNQNEAKTLRVVGTYAYMSPEYARTGLFSVKSDVFSFGVILLEVISGKKNTVSYSDSPSNLIRQAWDLWSDGKAFELVDPTIVDSCPSEEALRCILVGLLCLQFNAADRPTMSTILSMLSIEATVPSPKQPFITPNSDLITTETASSSINEVTITAPYVR; encoded by the exons ATGCAAGTAGGAAATTCTCAGAGCTGTGAATATATATGTTCATCCAATTGCTCATGCAATGCTTATGCTTACAGCAATAGTGGAGAGTGCTTATTATGGGATGGGGATCTGATCGATCTATCAAGATTACCTAATAATTCAAGTCATGTAGAGTTCAACATTAAGCTTTTTGAGACCTCGAACAAAG GAAAGAAGAAACTACTACTGGTAGCACTAGCAGTATCCATCACTTCTGCAATTTTTGTCTGTGGTACATGCTGTTACTTTCTATGGAGAATAAAGCTCAAGGAAAAAG GGATTTTGGGAAAGAAAAAGTTCAGGGCAATGTTACTTTCTGAGTCAGCAATTAACTTGTCAAAACCTGGAACTTCATGTAATAAGGGACAAGAAAAGAGATGTGCCATCGAACTGAAGGTCTTTGAATTGCGTGAGTTGAAAGCTGTGACAGGCAATTTTTCCCCTGACAATAAGCTTGGAGAAGGAGGTTTTGGGCCTGTTTTCAAG GGTCAATTGCCAGATGGGGAGAAAATAGCTGTTAAAAGGCTATCAACTCAATCACAGCAAGGTATTAATGAATTCAAAACTGAGGCCCTTCTCATTGCTAAACTTCAACACAGAAATCTTGTGAGGTTCCTTGGCTGCTGTGTAGAAGACGAGGAGAAAATGCTGATCTACGAATATATGCCAAACAAAAGTCTAGACTATTTCATATTCG ACGAGAGCAGAAAGTCTTTGCTTGATTGGAAAAAGCGGTATGAAATCATTATTGGAATAGCTAGAGGGATACTCTATCTTCATCAGGACTCAAGATTAAGAATAATACACCGTGATCTGAAAGCCAGCAACATTCTTTTAGATGAAGATATGAACCCCAAGATATCAGATTTTGGTGCTGCTAGAATATTTAGTGGAAACCAAAATGAAGCTAAGACTCTTCGAGTTGTCGGAACATA TGCCTATATGTCACCTGAATATGCTCGAACTGGTCTCTTCTCAGTAAAATCTGATGTCTTTAGCTTTGGTGTTATATTATTGGAGGTCATTAGTGGCAAAAAGAACACGGTCTCTTATAGTGATTCCCCTTCAAATTTGATACGGCAG GCCTGGGATTTGTGGAGTGATGGTAAGGCGTTTGAGCTGGTAGATCCAACAATAGTTGATTCTTGTCCCAGTGAGGAAGCACTACGCTGCATTCTAGTTGGACTATTGTGTTTGCAATTCAACGCAGCAGACAGACCAACCATGTCAACAATTCTGTCCATGCTAAGTATTGAAGCAACGGTTCCCTCCCCAAAGCAGCCTTTCATTACCCCTAACTCAGACTTGATTACTACAGAAACAGCATCATCTTCGATCAATGAGGTGACAATTACAGCACCTTATGTTCGTTAG
- the LOC129875107 gene encoding G-type lectin S-receptor-like serine/threonine-protein kinase At1g11410 isoform X2, with protein MCQKKELLIVFVSLLVPFCTSIDTISFNQSLKDGDLLISSGKSFVLGFFGNSPGKRYVGIWYNNVPELTVVWVANRDNPINGTSGILTIDSTGNLVILDAKTQTSAWRTNVSSARKRADSYTAKLEDSGNFVLFQDSKIDVIEWQSFDFPTNTLLPSMKYGIDKKTGLNRFLTSWKSLNDPGTGEYRYTMELNGTPQVFLYKNSSRIWRTGSWTGHGWSGVAEMSPRFIFSLSYVDNDTEVSLTYGIHDTSIISRMVLNESGIVSRLTWQESEQKWVQFWSAPKDPCDSYEHCGAFSNCNLFNLAEFECSCLPGYKPKLSRQWFLRDGSHGCLRKKNEKVCNSGEGFVTLSHVKVPDTGAAWMNKNMELKECEELCLKNCSCTAYASANISAGGSGCITWYGQLIDIKQFTDGAQDLYVRVSASDLAQFSKNSKGHNRKRMIGILVGSAAAIILALSSACCLVINIRRNYKERSESLASYEGMDESKHAEISIFDLSTISNATDKFSDANKLGEGGFGSVYKGHLTDGQVIAVKRLSVTSGQGTEEFKNEVTLIARLQHRNLVRLLGCCVQRGEKMLVYEYMPNKSLDSFIFDKTKGSMLDWGKRFEIIHGIARGILYLHQDSRLRIIHRDLKASNVLLDASMQPKISDFGMARIFGGDQIEANTNRVVGT; from the exons ATGTGTCAGAAGAAAGAGTTGTTGATAGTATTTGTTTCACTTCTCGTCCCATTTTGCACTTCCATAGATACTATTTCCTTTAACCAATCTCTCAAAGATGGTGATTTATTAATCTCTTCTGGGAAATCCTTTGTTTTGGGTTTCTTTGGGAATTCCCCTGGAAAACGTTACGTTGGAATTTGGTACAACAATGTTCCTGAACTAACTGTTGTTTGGGTTGCCAACAGAGACAACCCCATCAATGGAACATCTGGGATACTCACCATCGACTCAACTGGAAATCTTGTTATACTTGACGCGAAAACACAAACTTCAGCGTGGAGAACAAATGTTTCTTCAGCTAGGAAACGAGCAGACTCGTATAcggctaagctggaggattcaGGGAATTTTGTATTGTTTCAAGACTCAAAAATAgatgttattgaatggcagagCTTTGATTTTCCTACCAATACTCTGCTTCCTTCAATGAAATATGGGATAGACAAGAAAACGGGTTTAAACCGGTTCCTAACATCCTGGAAATCACTGAACGATCCAGGCACCGGAGAGTATCGTTATACAATGGAGCTCAATGGGACACCTCAAGTTTTCTTGTACAAAAACTCTAGCAGGATATGGCGGACAGGATCCTGGACCGGTCATGGTTGGAGTGGTGTAGCAGAAATGAGCCCGCGGTTCATCTTCAGCCTCAGTTATGTGGACAATGATACTGAGGTTTCCTTGACATATGGCATACATGACACTTCAATAATCTCAAGAATGGTCCTGAATGAATCCGGGATCGTGAGCCGGTTAACTTGGCAAGAGAGTGAGCAGAAGTGGGTGCAATTCTGGTCTGCCCCTAAGGATCCTTGTGACAGTTATGAACATTGTGGAGCGTTTAGCAACTGCAATCTGTTCAATTTGGCTGAATTTGAATGCAGTTGTCTTCCAGGGTACAAGCCAAAGCTAAGCCGACAATGGTTCTTGAGAGATGGTTCTCATGGATGTTTGaggaagaaaaatgaaaaagtgTGCAACAGTGGTGAAGGGTTTGTCACATTAAGTCATGTGAAGGTCCCCGACACGGGTGCAGCATGGATGAACAAGAACATGGAATTGAAGGAATGTGAAGAGTTGTGTCTGAAGAATTGCTCCTGCACAGCCTATGCAAGTGCTAATATTAGTGCAGGAGGAAGTGGATGCATCACTTGGTATGGTCAGTTGATAGACATAAAGCAATTTACAGATGGGGCCCAAGATTTATATGTCAGAGTCTCTGCATCCGATTTAG CACAATTCTCGAAGAATTCAAAAGGCCATAATAGGAAAAGAATGATAGGGATTCTAGTAGGGTCTGCTGCAGCAATAATTCTTGCACTCTCATCGGCATGTTGTTTGGTGATCAATATAAGGAGAAATT ATAAGGAGAGAAGTGAAAGTTTAGCATCCTATGAGGGCATGGATGAAAGTAAACATGCAGAAATCTCAATCTTTGATCTAAGTACAATAAGTAATGCCACTGATAAGTTCTCCGATGCTAACAAACTTGGTGAAGGAGGATTTGGAAGCGTATACAAG GGACACTTGACAGATGGACAAGTAATAGCTGTCAAAAGACTTTCAGTAACTTCAGGGCAAGGGACAGAGGAGTTCAAGAATGAAGTCACACTAATTGCAAGACTTCAGCACAGAAATTTGGTGAGGCTTTTAGGATGTTGCGTCCAACGAGGAGAGAAGATGTTAGTTTATGAATATATGCCAAACAAATCCTTGGACAGTTTTATTTTTG ATAAAACAAAAGGGTCTATGTTGGATTGGGGAAAACGGTTTGAAATCATCCATGGGATTGCACGAGGAATATTATACCTTCACCAAGACTCTAGATTAAGAATTATTCATAGGGATCTAAAAGCAAGCAATGTTTTACTCGATGCCTCCATGCAACCAAAAATATCAGACTTTGGAATGGCCAGAATATTTGGAGGTGACCAAATTGAAGCAAACACAAATCGAGTTGTTGGAACATAG